The genome window CGCCATCTTCGAGTCCTTGATCCAATTGAAGGCGAAGCTCTCCCAACCCCATTGGTGCATGGTATTTTCAAGGCCGATGCCAGGATCAAGAAACCATTTCCATGCGACGCCGGTCACGATGAAGGAGAGCGCCATCGGATAGAGGTAGATCGGGCGCAAAAACCCTTCGATACGGATCTTCTGATCAAGCAGGATTGCAAGACCAAGACCGATAACTGTGCAGATAATAATATAGAGCGAGGCGAAAATACCGAGATTGGTGATTGCACGCCACCAGTGCGGCAATGCCCAGAGTTTGCGGTAATTTTCCAAACCGATAAAGCCGTAAGACGGGAGCATCTTACTGTCCGTGAAGGACAGGATGCCCGTATAGGCAATGAAGCCATAAACGAAAATCAGCACGATCAGAAAGCTCGGTCCCAATACCAGTTTGGGTATCAGGTCCTGTATGCGGCTGCGGGTATCCATAGCCTCACCCCTTCAAATATTTTCTTTTGGTTGCCGCGAAGCGTCGCAGAGAACCTGTCCGGGGCAATGTTGCCCCGGACAGAACATTGAACCTACTGCGCGGCAGCAACGGCGGAAACGAGTTCCTTGACTGCTTCGTCAGATGTCAAATCACCGTTGAACTCGCGAGTGACGACGTCATAGATCGCGTTCTTGACAGCTGCTGGATTGGCATGGCCATGAGCCATGGATCCATAGAGCGTGCCGGCCTTGTTGGCTTCGGCAAGGTCCTTGATGGCCTTCTTGCCGCAAGCATCGAAAGCCGTGTCCGGAACATCGGTGCGTGCCGGAGCGGAACCCTTCACGACATTGAAGGCCGACTGGAAGGTCGGGCTTTCGATGGCCGATGCCATAACCAGCTGCGGTGCGCGCTGTGCATCGCTGACCTTGAACATGGCGAACTGGTCAGAGTTGAACGTGACGGAGCCCTGGGTGCCCGGGAAGCGCATGCAGACGAAGTCCTTGCCTGGCTCCTTCTTGGCCTTGACGAATTCGCCCTTGGCCCAGTCGCCCATGAACTGCAGACCCGCCTTGTTCTCGATGACCATCGCGGAGGCAAGATTCCAGTCACGACCGGAGAAATTGTCGTCCACATAGCCACGCAGCTTTGTCATGCGATCGAAGGCTTCCTTCATCTTGTCGCTGCCCAAAGCCTTGGGATCGAGATCGATGAAAGCCGCCTTGTAGAAGTCATTGCCGAGAGACAGGACGACAGCGTCGAAAATCGTCGCATCCTGCCAGGGCTGGCCACCATGGGCAATCGGCGTGATGCCCTGCGCCTTGAAGTTGTCGAGAAGAGCGATCAGCTCGTCCCAGTTCGCAGGTTCCTTGCCGCCAGCCTTGTCGAGGGCCGCCTTGTTGATCCAGATCCAGTTGGTCGAGTGAACATTGACCGGAGCTGCGATCCAGTGACCGTCATATTTGGAGAAGCCCTGAAGGGCCGTCGGGATCACAGCATCCCATCCTTCTTTTGACGCAATGTCATCGAGATTGCCGAGGGCGCCCTGCTTCGCCCAATCGAGAATGTCGAAACCAAGCATCTGTACAGCCGTCGGCGGATTGCCGGCGGTTACACGAGCACGAAGAACGGTCATTGCTTCCGTACCGCCACCACCGGATACCGGCATGTCGGACCAGGTTATACCCTTGGTTTCCAGATCCTTCTTCAGCACTTCGAGCGCCGTCGCTTCACCGCCGGACGTCCACCAATGCAGGACTTCGACGTTTTCGGCTGCGCGAGCCATTGTTGCCGTACTGAGCAGCATTGCAGCTGCTGCAACTGTATTCATCCACTTTTTCATTTCAGGCCTCCCACGTGAAAAAAGAGAAAAATTTGACAAA of Phyllobacterium zundukense contains these proteins:
- a CDS encoding ABC transporter substrate-binding protein → MKKWMNTVAAAAMLLSTATMARAAENVEVLHWWTSGGEATALEVLKKDLETKGITWSDMPVSGGGGTEAMTVLRARVTAGNPPTAVQMLGFDILDWAKQGALGNLDDIASKEGWDAVIPTALQGFSKYDGHWIAAPVNVHSTNWIWINKAALDKAGGKEPANWDELIALLDNFKAQGITPIAHGGQPWQDATIFDAVVLSLGNDFYKAAFIDLDPKALGSDKMKEAFDRMTKLRGYVDDNFSGRDWNLASAMVIENKAGLQFMGDWAKGEFVKAKKEPGKDFVCMRFPGTQGSVTFNSDQFAMFKVSDAQRAPQLVMASAIESPTFQSAFNVVKGSAPARTDVPDTAFDACGKKAIKDLAEANKAGTLYGSMAHGHANPAAVKNAIYDVVTREFNGDLTSDEAVKELVSAVAAAQ
- a CDS encoding carbohydrate ABC transporter permease — protein: MDTRSRIQDLIPKLVLGPSFLIVLIFVYGFIAYTGILSFTDSKMLPSYGFIGLENYRKLWALPHWWRAITNLGIFASLYIIICTVIGLGLAILLDQKIRIEGFLRPIYLYPMALSFIVTGVAWKWFLDPGIGLENTMHQWGWESFAFNWIKDSKMAIYTVVIAAVWQSSGFVMAMFLAGLRGVDNEIIKAAQIDGASTGMIYRRIIIPLMRPVFLSAFVVLAHLAIKAYDLVIALTGGGPGQATELPATFMYSYTFTRNSMGIGASSAIIMLIMIFSIIIPYLYSEIRGGSK